The Glycine soja cultivar W05 chromosome 3, ASM419377v2, whole genome shotgun sequence genome window below encodes:
- the LOC114406776 gene encoding 18 kDa seed maturation protein-like: MQGGKKAGESIKETAANIGASAKAGMEKTKATVQEKAERMTARDPMQKELATQKKEAKMSQAELDKQAARQHNTAAKQAATAGHMGQPMGTHQTSAMPGHGTGQPTGHVTEGVVGSHPIGTNRGPGGTATAHNTRAGGNPNDYGYGTGGTYN, from the exons ATGCAGGGAGGAAAGAAAGCTGGAGAGTCCATCAAGGAAACAGCTGCAAACATTGGTGCTTCTGCCAAGGCTGGCATGGAGAAAACCAAGGCCACTGTCCAGGAGAAG GCAGAAAGAATGACGGCACGTGATCCGATGCAAAAGGAGTTGGCAACCCAGAAGAAAGAGGCAAAGATGAGCCAGGCAGAGCTGGACAAGCAGGCGGCGCGTCAGCATAACACGGCGGCGAAGCAGGCTGCCACGGCAGGGCACATGGGACAACCCATGGGGACCCATCAGACGTCAGCTATGCCCGGTCATGGAACCGGACAGCCCACGGGCCATGTCACCGAGGGAGTGGTGGGCTCACACCCTATTGGAACCAACAGAGGCCCGGGTGGGACTGCTACGGCCCATAATACCCGTGCGGGGGGAAACCCAAATGATTATGGGTATGGAACTGGGGGTACTTACAATTAA